The genome window TAGAAATATATTCCTCTGTTTCTTCAAGCAACTTTCTTTCCCTATAAAAGGTATAGTACAGAGAAGCAGCTACAAGTACAGTCATAATTAACCCTATTTTCCATTGAAAATACCATGTAACACATAGTAATACAACTGCAAGTATATATACTGCCCATAGGTGACTACTGAATAGCTTCTTCTGATAATCAGGCATTTCCATCAGCTCCTCTTCCTTACGTCCACCTTGTCCAAACTAATTCTTTTTCGTAAGGCGATCTCTTAATTTAAAGCCTATATCAATTATACCTAAGATCCTTACAAATGAAAGTAGAATTGTAGGGATAAATAATGTAAAAAGTACAGCTAGAATTGGTATTATGATTGGCAATCGTTTATGATGTGCGAAAAAGAAAATAAAGGAAAATCCCTGGATTATCATCAATGTACCTGTAACTAGTGACGCATTCTGTATTATTACAAATAGCGTACTCGCAGGATCTGTTTCGATAATAGATAATACTAATACAATCATGTAAATCCATAATAAGGCTGATGGAAATTGCACTGTACGGAATGGTGGAAATCGTAATTTTTTCTTATAAAATTTATTAATAAATTTATGACCAATCCATTGAACAATGAAAGCCAGAATAAAAGCAAGAAAAATTACAAACGCAGGTAGTAAATCAGATAGATAATTCATTTGCATCTGGATTAATTCTTCTACTTCCTCTGTTTGTTGCTCCTGCAAGCCAAATTGTTCGATTAGATTACTGCTCATCGTCATGGATTCTTCCACCATTTCATTCATATCTTCCACAAAGTTTACATCGAGGGCAACCTGTGTAAATACAAATGAAAATAGCAAACCAATAATAAACCCAAATGTACCTCGTGCTAGGGTTTCATAAGCAGATAAATTTTTATAAATAGCATTTCCAATCATAATCCCGCCTAATCCCATTAACACAACTGTTGGCAGAGACAATATCGTTGTAAAAATAACTGCTAACAAAATGGCTACCACAAACATTAATAAGGTTGGTTTCCAATCATATTTAGCAGAGTAGAGAATAAACGGGATTGGCAATAGAATGGAAAATATCGGGATAAATATAGATAGAAGCATGATTACCATAAAAACCGCTAATAATAGTGCTCCTTCTGTTATCTTTTTTGACTTATTCATTAATGCACCTCTCCAATTAGATTCAAAGATTCGTTCCTGTAAAAAAGTTTCGCTTGGCGCGCGACCAAGCATATTCTTCTATGATAACACGGTTTTTAGAGAAAAGCGTGTCAGATAATGTAGAAGAAGTATTTCCCAGGTAATAATTTGTCGACGATTGGAAAGGTATGGAATCATCCGTCAATTTCCCCGTCGTCAATCAAGGCTTTTTTCTTGAGCTTCTATTATAATAGGAAGAAGTATATGAATAAGGATGAAAAAGAATGACCTTTTGGAAAATATTTTTAAATAGTATCAAATTACCTAATAAAGATGCAATGTTTAAGCTTAATCGAGTGGGAATGGATTTTGCATTATTTTACATGTTTATACTTTTATTTATTGTATCCATTCCAGCACTAATTGAGAGAATTACGAATCCCACTGGAATCGGTGGAGAGATGAATCTTATTTTCATTGTCATTTATTTCTTTATTTTTTATTATTTGCCAATGACTCTTATCGTATTAGGTTGCATCTCCTTCGTTGCATATATCGGCAGATTTATTGCAAGGCTGATGCAGCGGAAATTACGCTATGCGATTATTTGGAAGTTAATTTCCTTTACAACAACGATTCCCTTACTAGTGTATACCGTCATATCGTTTGTTTATTCCGTTAGCAGTATTTTTTTATTACTAGCTCTGATTTATAGTATTAGTTTGCTGATTATCATGATTTCTATCTATCCGAAGCGCAGGATACGTCCTTAGCTTCCATATATTATAGCTAGATGATCAATACGACTATCTTTTCCATTAACAGAGTAAGTTAGTAGATAAGTATAGGAGTGAATTAAAAAAACCTCTAAACCAAGCATATTGCCTAGTCTAGAGGTTTCTTTATATTACTCAGCTACGAATGGTAATAATGCCATTACGCGAGCACGCTTGATTGCTACTGTAAGTTTACGTTGATATTTTGCAGATGTTCCAGTTACACGACGAGGAAGAATTTTTCCACGTTCTGAAATGAAACGTCTTAGTAAATCAACATCTTTATAGTCAATGTGCGTAATACCGTTTGCTGTAAAGTAACATACTTTACGACGTTTAGCACGTCCACGACGAACTCCTGCCATTGATACCCCTCCTTTTGATGTTTAAGGATGTTCGGACATCCTTTTAGAATGGTAAATCATCATCTGATATATCGATAGGCGCACCATTATTTTTAAATGGGTCCTCAAAATTATTGTTTTGATTCTGGTTTTGTTGATATTGGTTTTGGTTTTGGTTTTGATTTTGATTTTGATTCTGATTTTGGTACTGATTCTGATTTTGCCCGTATCCTGAAGTATTTTGTCCTCTGTCCCCTGAAGAAGCAGAACCTTTTGATTCCAAAAATTGCACACTATCAGCAACAATCTCTGTTACATACACAGTTTTACCATCTTGACCTTCATAGCTACGTGTTTGAACACGGCCATCGACACCAATCAAATTACCTTTTTTCATATAATTTGCCAGGTTCTCAGCTGGTCTACGCCAAACAACACAATTAATAAAGTCTGCTTCACGGTTTCCTTCCTGATTAGAGAAAGGACGATTCACTGCAATATTAAAGTTAGCAACTGCAACTCCAGTCGGTGTATAACGTAAATCAGGATCCCTCGTTAACCTGCCAACAAGTACGACACGATTTAACATCAGAACCACTCCTTATTATTGTTCATCTACTCGAATTGCAATATGACGAATAATATCTTCAGAGAACTTAGCTAGGCGATCAAATTCATTTACTGATTTCTCATCACCGCTGAAGTTAATGATTACATAATATCCATCACGGTAGTCATTGATTTCATAAGCAAGACGTTTCTTGCCTTTTTCGTCAACTTTTTCAATCTCCGCACCGTTATCAGTAAGAATACCGTTAAAACGCTCAATCAAAGCAGTTTTAGCTTCCTCTTCAATGTCTGGGCGGATGATGTACATGATTTCGTATTTTCTCATCCGTTACACCTCCTTTTGGTCTTAGCGGCTCTTATTTGTTGGACGTTTATCACGGTCCTTAATAAGAGCAAGGAATAAAATTAATTACTCACAATAAGTTATTATACCAAATAACTTGTTAGAAATCAAGCATTCGAGAGATCCTTTTTCGTTATACAAATAGAGTTAGTGAAAGTTGCTTTTCTAGCTGTTCCTTTTAAACATTAAAACGGAAATGAATAACATCGCCATCTTTAACAATATACTCTTTTCCTT of Oceanobacillus zhaokaii contains these proteins:
- the rpsR gene encoding 30S ribosomal protein S18 codes for the protein MAGVRRGRAKRRKVCYFTANGITHIDYKDVDLLRRFISERGKILPRRVTGTSAKYQRKLTVAIKRARVMALLPFVAE
- the rpsF gene encoding 30S ribosomal protein S6 is translated as MRKYEIMYIIRPDIEEEAKTALIERFNGILTDNGAEIEKVDEKGKKRLAYEINDYRDGYYVIINFSGDEKSVNEFDRLAKFSEDIIRHIAIRVDEQ
- the ssb gene encoding single-stranded DNA-binding protein; this translates as MLNRVVLVGRLTRDPDLRYTPTGVAVANFNIAVNRPFSNQEGNREADFINCVVWRRPAENLANYMKKGNLIGVDGRVQTRSYEGQDGKTVYVTEIVADSVQFLESKGSASSGDRGQNTSGYGQNQNQYQNQNQNQNQNQNQNQYQQNQNQNNNFEDPFKNNGAPIDISDDDLPF
- a CDS encoding YybS family protein is translated as MNKSKKITEGALLLAVFMVIMLLSIFIPIFSILLPIPFILYSAKYDWKPTLLMFVVAILLAVIFTTILSLPTVVLMGLGGIMIGNAIYKNLSAYETLARGTFGFIIGLLFSFVFTQVALDVNFVEDMNEMVEESMTMSSNLIEQFGLQEQQTEEVEELIQMQMNYLSDLLPAFVIFLAFILAFIVQWIGHKFINKFYKKKLRFPPFRTVQFPSALLWIYMIVLVLSIIETDPASTLFVIIQNASLVTGTLMIIQGFSFIFFFAHHKRLPIIIPILAVLFTLFIPTILLSFVRILGIIDIGFKLRDRLTKKN